Genomic DNA from Lactuca sativa cultivar Salinas chromosome 8, Lsat_Salinas_v11, whole genome shotgun sequence:
TTAGAGGAGCTTTATATTCGCATGGGTTACAGTCAATTTGACTAATTGGGCGAAAAtcattgagagagagagagagagagaagaggatcTTTTATTTTTGGGGCTAGTGTGATAAAAGAGGAATTGCAACCATGAGATAGGGACATGTATCTATGAAactgtttcataaaactcattgtATCGTCTTGAAACAGAGTCCAATACTTCTTACAGAATTTAAACGTATACGCATCCGACCCAGGTGCCTTTTCACTGTCACATTCTCAGATTGAACTCTTCACCTCAATCAACTCGAAGTCCTGCTCCAAAAAAATACAGTCTTCAAGTGAAATTTTCTTGAAATTATGGTTGATAAGTTTTAGTCGATCTGGGAAGCATTCAATGAATTTCAAATTAAAGAAGCTCCATGTTTGAAGCTTTAGACGGTTAACTTCAGTGACCCATTCTGCATTTATTAGAAGCTCATTTATCTTGATCTtcctatttttattattaataaccCCGTGAAAGAATATGGTATTTTTATCGTCATCAACCAACCATTTTATCCAATTTTTTTGCTTTAGGTCTAGTTTAATTATAGTTTCCATGTCAAGGATTTTTTGATGACCAGTTCTCTCATTATTTTCATGATCTGATAATGGTTTATGGTCAGCTAGCTTGTCAAGATCATCAACTTTATTTTTTAGCATCAGAAGCTCCTCTTTTTGTATGTGGGTTTCTTTTAACCTCCAAGCTTTTAAGTCATTCTTTAAATCTATCAGCTTTTCCATAAAATTAAGATCGGCCTTTCCCCCTCCTTTAGATACATAGGATGATACAAATTTTTTAATGAGAACTTCAATGTCATCTTGAAGCAACCATGAATTGAAAAACCGAAATGGCAGAGGACCAAAATCCAAAATCAAACTTCTAAGAATGATCGGTAAATGGTCAAAGTATTCATGAAGAAGAGAAACAACATAAGCAGAATGGAAACCCCTTGGGAAGCTTGGACATATAATGATTCTATCTACTTTACTCATTTATTTTACCATCTTGGTGCAAATAGGTATATCACATACCTCTCATGTTATATTCTGCAAGACCATTTTCTCTAATAAATCAGCTAAAAGCAGTAGATGTGGCATTACTAGAAAACGAAATTAAGTCGCTCCGTAGGTCTCCTTACCGAATTTAAATCTCCCAAAAAGATCCATGTATCATGCCCTAGATGATTTAAAATTAGCAAGATCTTCCCATAATCTCTTTTTTTCATTCAACGCCTGTGGAGTGTATCATTTAAAAAATGGTTTCCCTTGTAATTCCTCTCTAGTTGCCAACAATAGCTATAAAGAATCAATTTTTTATGGAGAGAATTTTGGTGAAATAACTTTTCTCCCGTATACAAAGTAATCCGCTTGATTGACCGGAAGCTTCAACCACATCATAATCAAAATCTTGATGTTCCCAACATCCCACAACATCAATTTCCAAGGCATTAGAGATTTGCATTTCTTGAATTCCACAAAACATTAGGTTAAAATTTTGCTTCAACCTATTCACCCATTCTACTTTATGGGATTCACCAATCCCTCTTATGTTTAGATATATAATATTCATCTAGCTAATCTTCGCCACCCTCACCATGTAGTACTCGTTGCATCATCTCTTTATCAGACTTAAGTTGAAAACCGACTTGAATCCCAATTACCAAAGGGCTTTTGACTTAACGGAAACGAGTGACTCTCACAATTGAAATGTCAGGAGTTCAAGTATCGCTGGAAACATAGGTGGTAATTTAGAAGTATATTAgctcaaaaacaaaaaaatggttACTTACATAACCCAAAGAATTAATATTTCCATCTTACAACTTGTTTTTGTTTTCACTTTAGCATTTTTTCGAGGGTTTAGGTCATCTTTGGTcatttaacttttggttttgtgcttatttggtcacttaactctttttaagttttaaaaggtcatctaacttttggttttgtgctcatttagtcacttaacttttggtttggtcacatttagtcacctaacttttaaaattgtgctcatttagtcactaaacttttgaaaaaatgtaaaagtttagtgattaaatgagcacaattttaaaagttaagtgactaaatgagcacaaatctaaaagttaagtgaccaaaccaaaagttcAGTGACTAAATAAgcacaaagtcaaaagtttgatgaacttttaaaacttaaaaataattaagtgaccaaataagcacaaaaccaaaagttaagtgaccaaaaatgacttaaacccttttttctattttaatgaattttctaaaaacatgAACCCAAACTAGAAACTATTATATCCATCTTAGATATGCTTTTTGTCGTTTTAATTTTGCTTCATATGAAAGAGACGATACATGAGTCTATAAAAACTTGGACCATTGTGGtcgttatataaatataaaaaaaaatatatttaaaaaccgGTTGAATTCCCACTTGGTATGAATTAAATATGTTTAGGTAATTGAATTTATTTTTGCCACAATGATGGTGATGAAGAAAGACATCATCAAGTGTCCAACTTGTATATACCATTTTCATGGTGTCTTCCTTTATTACCATGGTTGTGCATTTAATGGTTTTGGTTGAAATAAACCTAACtacttttttgttttaaaaacccaaaagaaaaaaaaaatcaattgagTGGGATTATTCAGCCAAAGTCAAACAGAACTTATTATACAATGGAATGTATTAATGACGacttttattttatcttttaaactaaattattatgattttttcatttttattgttGTAAATTATTATGTCTTTACCGGTCTTCCTTTTATCAGCAACAAGTGTATATGAGATTAATAATctgattttaacaaaaaaaaaaagtctttATTAAAAGATGTTCTAAAAGTTCATATTGCAATTTTCGTGACATAAAATAACTATTAGTATCCTTAATAGATTTTTTCACATTTAAAATTATTTCTTAAAATTATTTTAGATATAACTAAAATACTTGGGATCCACATACCCCTACACCCACCTATTCCTTCTTCTCTAAACATAAACCTGAAGCCATTGATATCCACCTCAAGTCCTCCCATTGAAGCTGTCACTGGAAAACTGCAACTCTAAAGTCGTCGTTTATCTACTCCTCTTTATTAGTTAACCAAGGATTTATAAACAACAAAAACCATATCTCCTTCAAAGTTCAAATTTATTTAGAATTTATCGAAGCTGATTACGATTCTAAACAGTGatgaaaataataaaatcaaCAAATATGTTTCATAAACTTCAAGAGATTGGATTAGAGGAAGTTTAAATCGATCTCAATAAATAATTGATTTCTTCAGTATATTATAGCCCTAATCAATCAAATCAAATCACTAGTAAGTTTTAAGAATGGCGCCACAGAAAGTACACATAATAGCTTTCCACGATTTCCAGTAGAACGGAACATAGCAGAACCTGGTGGCGGTCTTCATATCTGCGACACTAGCTCCGCCGCCGCACCGTGAACAAAGCCCCGCCGCAGGCTTGCAGCGCCTCACTTGTCGAGTTTGGTCCACTAAAAAGCAGAAGCACACCATTTCGTTTAGATATTCTCCTTTTTCTGTACTAACTTGAATGGATCTCCGGCGAAATTTCGAGCGTTAGGCTTCCGACGCCGGTGACAGTGGAGAGATGGAAGGATTTTGGAAGTGGTTGGGAGTTGAATATGTCGTGAAGAAGATTGCTTGCGCGGTTGGGTGTATATATAGACAGTGAGTGATCAGTATGCGGCACCTTCATAATACTGTTGAGCAACATTTTAAGCATAGAGCACAACTCAAAGTAGGTCACGAGaatcaaaagagtaaattacacgaatggtgcCTATTTGGGTTAATTTGCATATTtggtttctaatttttttttttaattcggacAGTTGTATGGTTTAATTTTATTGCATCATTGGTAATGATGGACTTAAAATGACCAATATATCcttatttattattttcattattttatttatttttaattaattaaaaaaaattgtttaacaTGTATGGGTCCCACCCAAATCCTTTTGTCTGTCTCATCAATCTTCCTTCCCCAATACCCAACCAACACAAATCTCCGACTACCAACTCCGATAAATATCTTCGACCACCATTTATGGTATCTATCCCTGTGTTTTAAACCTTCAACCTTTTCCTCCCATGCATGTTAAAAGATCAAAAGAAAACCAAAATCTAAAATAAAGTCTACTTGAAAATCGAATCCATAAAAACCAAATTTGCAAAAACCCAAACCAGTCTCTCTCTATTTCTGACCTAAATCAAATCCAGAAACAATTTCCATTGAACAAATCTCCATTAGTTATTTAGTTACAAACGAGTAAAAGTACCTAAAtcatttagcaaaactttgaccAGGAATCATTAATTGAACAGAACATCATATTACCCAAATAAATTTTCATTGAACCAATTGGAACCTAAATCATGTTCATCACTATCATCGGATTCAACAAACATCAACCCATTAAATCCAACTAATTTTTCAATTCAAAAcacccaaattaccaaaaatcGTCCTCATCTTCATCTGTTCTTGACCTGTTCATCTTAAAAAAAATCATGATAATCAACAAACCAAAATCATCTCGTTCTCCATCAGTTCATCAGTTGTTCTTCAAGAATCATTAGCGAAAATCGTTCAACCACCaatatcatcaacaataacataaCAAGTTCTTCACTAAACCCAATCGTTCATGTGAGAGGTGGAGATGAGTATTCCAGATTGGAAAACCGATATCCGATGAGCTTTCCTGCATTGTTGCCATAGCTGAGATGGCTACATCGTAGGTGAGAGGCGAAGATGAGGACGTCGGATCGGAGATGGAGAGTCGCTCTAATTATGGACAATGAGTCGGTGGCTCCACCACCTTCCGTTTTCACCTCCGCCCCCTAATCGAAGCACTCGACACGACAACAAACGACGACTTTGTTACGTATTTGGTAGGTGATGGTGGTCTGACTTCGTCGGAGTTGAGAGAGGGGGAGATGAGAGAATCTGGTTTGATGTTATCAGGTGAGATTTGAGCAAAGAAGATGGTATATGAATACGCCTACAGATTCAAGAGAAGGACGAAGGGATTTGGGTGGGACCCATACATATTAACAATTTCttataattagttaaaaataaataaaataattaaaataataagggTATATTGGTCATTTTAAGTCCATCAAGGCCAACGATATAATAAAATTAAACTATAGGGACGGTCaaagttagaaaaaaaaaatttaaagacTAAACGCATAAATTACCCAAAACTATAGGGATTATTAATGTAATTTACTTGAATCCAAAATATTGTTACTTCTTGTcttgatttattatttttatttaaattgatATACTTTTGATTCATATCATTAACTTATTAAGAGATAGATGTATGAAATATATCGAAAATATAAAGATGACAGTATAAACAAGTTTGTTATTTGTCAAATTAATACatgtaaaaatgataaatttagtATGCCTTAAAATGAGttgaataaaatttatatttaattatttttgtcTACTTATTGAATTTTAAAAGCTATAGATACCATAATATAGTTATAAAACTAGAAAAGATTCCCCCTGTTTTGCAGGGGGTTGGAAGGTAAGTTGAAATTGAGATACTACGATTGTTTGAGAacagaaagtacattgctatttttatgtgttttgtatTAACACTTCTAAGTTTGGAGATGATATATAAACTAAAATGCATGATTACATAAAGGGCTTCGTCAACAGAAGCTACACTATGAAGTTTGACGTTGCGAATAAATGGTTGACCCCATGGAAGTTTAAGAAGCAGTTGGAACTCCTACAATAACAAtcatataaaaaacattttagaTAATTCTCATTCACTTCTCAACAATCACATTTTATTATTGTTGTAgttaatattaatagttaattacaTTTTTGGTTCCTAAAGCCTCCGTATAGCCGAGTTTTTGAAATTTGGTCTCAAATAGGAACCAAAattgaccaaaaatgtaatttactctaatatatAAGATGCATGCAGGAGGGGAGAAAAGATTACCATAATCGAACCAAAATGTAGCAATAAATTTCCTCTCCAACTGTTCAAAAAAAGTTACGATTCCTAATATCCGTTTCTTAAACATCTTTACTAACATATTAAACATTCGATTTTCTCCAAAATGGAATCTAGTCATTGATGTCATGGAAAAAAAGGAACCACCTTGCATTGATGTCATGTAATGTCCGATTCAAAGGAATCATCTTCTTACCTGTATTTCAACATCATCTAAAATGATGCAACTAATGAGCCTTACACCAGTAGTAACTCGTACACTTGCAGAAATCGAAACATTCGGACCAATCTATTCAAGAAAAAAAGTAAACAAAAATGGActccaacaaaaaaaaatgtaaataaatgatgAAAATATTTGCAGTTGGATGTAAGAAGTATTGATTAAACATTTCATAGTTTTAATCCAATCCTACATGCTGAATAAATATTATCATGGAATGTAACATCTCATTCCATATCCATATTCAGTTAAATTCCATTCCGTTCCTTTTTCATTCCAATATTCCATATCATCCAACTAAAACAATAATGAACCATTTATCTAAATTATATTCCACAATACACAAGTTAGCAATACTTACCGATAAATATTAGTTTTTCCAAACACTCATAACTCAGTCAATGTTTTCAACGACATATAAACCTTTCAAAAATGAAATAAGATAAAGCTCATCACCATTGTAAAAGGAAAATGAAAATTCAAAATACACCAATCCTCTTTAATACCATGCAAGTCTTAATTAGATTTCAAAACACACCATTAGAGTAAGTTAGAAGTTGAAACCATTGAACCTATTCACTAATTGTTTTTGTTTTCAAATTTTACGCAATTGTCCCGTTATCATTTATATATAAACTGAAATCAACTCATATCCACATAAAAATAGTGAACAAAATTAAATTAAAGTTCTAACCTTGTTGTATGTCAAATGTGAGATGATCCAAAAGTTTTTTAACATTATCAGCATTACAGTAATATCAGATGTGGATTGAAGCCTAAAATCGCTTTTTGACcacttaaaaatgaaaaaaaaaacaatagttTTCATTTTTTACTTCAATAAATGTGAATAACTTATATAGAATAACAATTTACCAGGAAGTGCTCAGACATGTTGGTTGTCAGGTTGACTTTTGACGGTTGAGTCAATAGGCACCCAAAATTTGTTAATCATAGTTTTTAAACCTCAAGTTTTAATAGATATATCAATTCGAAATAATAAATAATCCATAAGTGAAGAGTTTACCAGAATTTGATCCTTTACTTGACTGTATGATCCCTATTCCATAAACATAAAGAGAGCATTTCAGTGTTACACAGCTAAAGTGGTGAATGAAAACATCATTCACATCCCTTGCTTTCATTATTATTGAAAAAAATAGAGCGAGACATGTTACTCAAATTCTTGCAAAACGATCCTATCCTAACTCCAACTATTGACCTAACTACAAACTATGGAAGAATCCTAAATCTAAATTGAAAATAGGAAAAATTGTCAAACGGTTGCGATTTTTAGAACCGGGACTGGTTTTCATAGAAATGGAGAACCGATAACCGGACCTTGTTACCAATTCTGTTTCTGGTTCCAGTctggttccggttcggttcctgtccggttccggttccggcggTCCTAATgctcattcatatatatatatatatatatatatatatatatatatatatatatatatatatatatatatatatatatatatatatatatatatatattggaatcCTTTTGATGTTAATTGCACGCATTCAAAGATAAAATACTTACTATGGACaatctttttagttattaacaATCGTATGAATGatcattttttatgttttgacgtattacactaaacttaaatcaaataatttttaatataacgtccagtttattttattaaagtcattcatcatatttttaatttaaaagggaGGCTAGAACATGTATTTTTTTAAGACATCGACGTACCCTAAAACGGAATAAAGATTTCGTTATCAATTGTTGTAAAACCGACAAGATACCCAAACCCCTACGGAAAAACCTGAAACCCAATGGGGCACcccgataagatacccgaaaGATATCGGGGCGGGTTTGGGAAACCATGCCCCACCCTGTTGCCATTCCTAATTGCAATGATTGGCCGTTCTTCCTTCACGTACGTTATGAGGCTAAAAAAACTGATCCGTGGGCTGCTATTATCCTTTTGCATCGTCGATCAAGACCAAAAGAAAAAAAACGATCTTGTAAGAAAGGGGGCAAGGCAACGTGCGTCTCTGTAGAAGGCTCGATCGTTTGGTTTGTAGGGGGCATCAATCGATAGAGGAGGGATTAAGGGCATCACTGGTTGTTCCAATTGAGTCTAGGAATCTATCATTTTGCTTTGTAAGTCTTTGATTTTCCTTCTTTTGTGTCCATGCTTCGATTATTAATGATTTGGTTCACATAATCTTCTTCTTTTCACTTCCATCATTGTAGTTACTTGTATGTCCGAATTCCAGCCATATATGAATGTGTTCTTGGCTATATATTGCTGTAAAATTTCATTAAAAAACACTTCATCATGTGTTAGAGTCGGTACTCAAGAAttggttacaatcttggagtcaTTGTCATCTATGTTGTTAAAACTTATGTTATTGCTACCTTGATTCAAGAGGATAATTTTCAGTAAAAAGACCATGTTTTGAACCATCTAAAAGGTCTTCAAAATAGTCCTTAAAGTTCTTAATATGAGGCTTAATGATGGAGAAAACTCAATCCCTAGTGGTGTTTTCCCTTTTAGCAAA
This window encodes:
- the LOC111906220 gene encoding uncharacterized protein LOC111906220; translated protein: MVCFCFLVDQTRQVRRCKPAAGLCSRCGGGASVADMKTATRFCYVPFYWKSWKAIMCTFCGAILKTY
- the LOC111906219 gene encoding uncharacterized protein LOC111906219; amino-acid sequence: MSKVDRIIICPSFPRGFHSAYVVSLLHEYFDHLPIILRSLILDFGPLPFRFFNSWLLQDDIEVLIKKFVSSYVSKGGGKADLNFMEKLIDLKNDLKAWRLKETHIQKEELLMLKNKVDDLDKLADHKPLSDHENNERTGHQKILDMETIIKLDLKQKNWIKWLVDDDKNTIFFHGVINNKNRKIKINELLINAEWVTEVNRLKLQTWSFFNLKFIECFPDRLKLINHNFKKISLEDCIFLEQDFELIEVKSSI